From Streptomyces sp. Edi4, one genomic window encodes:
- a CDS encoding prevent-host-death family protein — MSLAYLGAEPESVSFTDLSRNPKAVAARAAALGALRVTHRDAPDMVLTTALHAERTEENLATASRLFLALMKHDDGARSLLLALPEVFPWVRHLDAEEMRAFTVELLGALSDAAELGAREAVHRALVSWRATARIYADPDQFKEALRPLDGEDLGPVEAGG, encoded by the coding sequence ATGAGCCTTGCTTACCTGGGAGCCGAGCCCGAGTCGGTCTCGTTCACCGACTTGTCAAGAAATCCGAAGGCGGTGGCCGCCCGGGCCGCCGCCCTCGGTGCTCTGCGTGTCACGCATCGGGACGCCCCCGACATGGTGCTGACGACCGCCCTGCATGCGGAGCGCACGGAGGAGAATCTCGCGACGGCGTCCCGGCTCTTTCTCGCGCTGATGAAGCACGATGACGGAGCCCGGTCGCTCCTGTTGGCGCTGCCGGAGGTCTTCCCCTGGGTGCGGCATCTCGATGCCGAAGAGATGCGCGCGTTCACCGTGGAGCTTCTGGGAGCGCTTTCCGATGCGGCGGAGCTGGGTGCCAGGGAGGCCGTGCACCGTGCGCTCGTCTCCTGGAGGGCGACTGCTCGCATCTACGCTGATCCGGACCAGTTCAAGGAAGCGCTGCGCCCCCTCGACGGGGAGGACCTGGGACCGGTCGAGGCGGGCGGGTGA
- a CDS encoding glycosyltransferase family 39 protein: MGAAPWIAALRRAAPALGLFAAARLSGLLVLVAAAHHRGISPRARLATAWDADWYTRIAAHGYGRTLFWPDGTVQSDLAFFPLHPALIRAVTTVLPVTGGTAGLLVSWTAAAAAACGIYLLGERLYGRRVGTVLVLLWGLLPHSVVLTMAYTEPVMTAFAAWSLWAVVTRRWVWAGSLALLAGLSRPNAVAVAAAVMAAAGWELWRRGWRARRPWAGALLAPLGWCGYVLWVGAREGDVFGGYFAVQAGWTSRFDFGAGSLAFVERLTRVPHDLGFPMAALITGVFAVLLALYVLDRPSLPLAVYSAVLVVIAVGGAGYFESKPRFLLPAFPLLLPVALALTRARPRAAVAVTVALAGLSFGYGAYLLTLATMAL; this comes from the coding sequence ATGGGCGCGGCGCCCTGGATTGCCGCGCTGCGCCGGGCCGCGCCCGCGCTCGGGCTCTTCGCCGCGGCGCGGCTGAGCGGCCTGCTCGTGCTCGTGGCGGCGGCCCACCACCGGGGCATCTCACCGCGTGCGCGCCTCGCCACCGCGTGGGACGCCGACTGGTACACCCGGATCGCCGCCCACGGCTATGGCCGCACCCTGTTCTGGCCGGACGGCACGGTCCAGAGCGACCTGGCGTTCTTCCCGCTCCATCCGGCCCTGATCCGCGCCGTGACCACCGTCCTTCCGGTCACCGGCGGCACGGCGGGCCTGCTGGTGTCCTGGACGGCGGCGGCCGCGGCCGCGTGCGGGATCTATCTGCTCGGTGAGCGCCTGTACGGGCGGCGGGTGGGCACCGTGCTGGTGCTCCTGTGGGGGCTGCTCCCGCACTCCGTCGTCCTGACGATGGCCTACACCGAGCCCGTGATGACCGCGTTCGCCGCGTGGTCGCTGTGGGCGGTCGTGACGCGCCGCTGGGTGTGGGCGGGCTCGCTCGCGCTGCTGGCGGGCCTGTCCCGGCCGAACGCGGTCGCGGTCGCCGCCGCCGTCATGGCGGCGGCGGGGTGGGAGCTGTGGCGCAGGGGGTGGCGGGCCCGGCGGCCGTGGGCGGGCGCGCTGCTCGCGCCGCTCGGCTGGTGCGGCTACGTGCTGTGGGTGGGGGCGCGCGAGGGCGATGTGTTCGGCGGTTACTTCGCGGTGCAGGCGGGCTGGACGTCCCGGTTCGACTTCGGCGCGGGCTCGCTGGCCTTCGTCGAACGGCTCACGCGGGTCCCCCACGATCTGGGGTTCCCGATGGCCGCGCTGATCACCGGCGTGTTCGCGGTGCTCCTCGCGCTGTACGTCCTGGACCGGCCTTCGCTGCCGCTCGCGGTGTACTCGGCGGTCCTGGTGGTGATCGCGGTGGGCGGCGCGGGCTACTTCGAGTCCAAACCGCGCTTCCTGCTCCCCGCCTTCCCGCTGCTCCTGCCGGTGGCGCTCGCGCTGACGAGAGCCCGGCCCAGGGCCGCGGTCGCGGTGACCGTCGCCCTGGCCGGGCTCTCGTTCGGCTACGGCGCCTATCTGCTGACGCTGGCCACGATGGCGCTGTGA
- a CDS encoding YbjN domain-containing protein — MTIDPSSIPNFGAQPGPQPGAQPSGPIVPDQDLVKQLLDQMELKYVVDDEGDLAAPWEDFRTYFMFRGEDDQQVFSVRTFYDRPHSIDDKVQILESIDDWNRRTLWPKIYTHTHDDGTVRLIGEAQMLIGTGVALEHFVSSTVSWVRASIEFDKWLVEQLGLEKDVDGGEGEAPGAADAE, encoded by the coding sequence ATGACCATCGACCCGTCCTCGATTCCGAATTTCGGGGCTCAGCCCGGCCCGCAGCCCGGCGCCCAGCCGTCCGGCCCCATCGTTCCCGACCAGGACCTGGTGAAGCAGCTCCTGGACCAGATGGAGCTCAAGTACGTCGTGGACGACGAGGGTGACCTCGCCGCGCCGTGGGAGGATTTCCGTACGTACTTCATGTTCCGCGGCGAGGACGACCAGCAGGTCTTCTCGGTGCGGACGTTCTACGACCGGCCGCACAGCATCGACGACAAGGTCCAGATCCTGGAGTCGATCGACGACTGGAACCGCCGCACCCTGTGGCCCAAGATCTACACGCACACCCACGACGACGGCACCGTGCGCCTCATCGGCGAGGCGCAGATGCTGATCGGCACCGGGGTCGCCCTGGAGCACTTCGTGTCCTCCACGGTGAGCTGGGTGCGCGCCTCGATCGAGTTCGACAAGTGGCTCGTCGAGCAGCTGGGCCTGGAGAAGGACGTCGACGGCGGCGAGGGCGAAGCGCCCGGGGCGGCCGACGCGGAGTGA